The Candidatus Culexarchaeum yellowstonense genome includes a window with the following:
- a CDS encoding ATP-binding protein, with translation MESQNPWWYGEVDGKYEEWKKSPVKWEPPILRRFNFKKYSLNFLVGPRQVGKTTTLKIYIHKLLSENVNPKSIFYFSCEELTDFRELGEVIDNYASFREANKISSSIIILDEITFVEDWHRAIKARIDRGVFKSDILIISGSASLEILRQKEYFPGRRGSGIDINFYPLSFPEYLKALKGLETVKGDILEIEKVMEANKIHKPVLKEFFNKYMSTGGFPLPIIEFFSKGRISFETRKIYIDWLRNDFRKLGRNESYMKEVLAYIVNSQCNPISWLSISRETSIASPHTAQAYVEDLKNLFVTEIINFLSQDSKILFRKNKKVYIIDPFLYTTICEYVKVEAHKPSLLESIVASHLTRKYETFYWRNKSEVDLIIKLNGKQIGIEVKTRPRSWRKPKHLDKILILTMEEIPLFLSSIDF, from the coding sequence TTAAACTTCTTAGTGGGACCAAGACAAGTTGGCAAAACCACAACCTTAAAAATATATATACATAAACTCCTTTCAGAAAATGTTAACCCAAAATCGATATTCTATTTCTCATGCGAAGAATTAACTGATTTTAGAGAGCTTGGAGAAGTAATCGATAATTATGCGAGTTTTAGGGAGGCAAATAAAATTTCATCTTCCATCATAATCTTAGATGAAATAACATTTGTGGAAGACTGGCATAGAGCTATCAAAGCCAGAATAGATAGGGGGGTTTTCAAGAGTGACATATTAATAATAAGTGGATCTGCAAGCTTGGAGATTTTAAGGCAAAAGGAATACTTCCCAGGTAGAAGGGGGAGTGGAATAGATATAAACTTCTATCCATTAAGCTTCCCAGAATACCTCAAAGCATTAAAGGGGTTAGAAACAGTTAAAGGGGATATTTTGGAAATTGAGAAGGTTATGGAAGCCAACAAAATACACAAACCAGTATTAAAGGAATTCTTCAATAAATATATGTCTACAGGTGGATTCCCATTACCAATAATAGAATTCTTCTCGAAGGGGAGAATATCATTTGAAACTAGGAAGATCTACATAGACTGGCTGAGAAATGATTTCAGGAAGCTTGGGAGGAATGAAAGTTACATGAAGGAGGTTTTAGCCTACATAGTGAATTCCCAATGCAACCCAATAAGCTGGTTAAGTATATCAAGGGAAACCTCCATTGCCTCGCCTCACACAGCACAAGCCTACGTTGAAGATCTGAAAAACCTATTCGTCACTGAAATCATAAACTTCCTCTCACAAGATTCAAAAATCCTATTTAGGAAGAATAAGAAGGTTTACATAATAGACCCATTCCTCTACACAACAATCTGCGAATACGTGAAAGTAGAGGCACATAAGCCTTCACTCCTAGAATCCATAGTAGCATCACATCTAACGAGAAAATATGAAACATTCTACTGGAGGAATAAAAGTGAAGTTGACTTAATAATTAAATTAAATGGAAAACAAATTGGAATAGAGGTGAAAACGAGACCAAGAAGTTGGAGGAAGCCAAAACATCTAGATAAAATTCTAATCTTAACAATGGAAGAAATACCATTATTCCTGAGCAGCATAGACTTTTAA